The sequence GCACGCAAAAAAATAGAGGTAGAACCATATTTATAGGAATTTCGATTTGTATTCTCTTTACGTATGtacattatttttcaaagagtAGATAGATGAATCTCTAACGTACTCGAAAGCTTTTATGTCGTTATTTTAGTACTGTTTTACGAGAAGCGCGAGAAACTCTCTACATATACTGTCCAGCATCTCAGTAAATCATACTGAAACCTTATTACCAGTATCGCTCCTAGACGTTCCGTTTGAAGTAATAGGCAAGACGAGAATTATTTATTTCCCATGATATACATAATGGTTATAAGTAGACCGCAAATAAAAGTATGTAAAATTAGCTATGTTTCTACATTGTTTGTGCAATGACTTTTAGGTTCGGCTGGTCATTAATAACTAGGTGATGCTGAATTCACGTATCTTATTAGATACATTTAGAATTCATGACTTCTCCTTTGTATGAGCGTGTCCCTCCTTTTCTTGATGGTTTCAGCCCTTCTACATACTACACAATGTACTTTGTTAACCGATGATAACTCTACTTTATACGTAGTTTAGACTTTGAACGGGATGAACTGGTTGTTTCATCCAATGTTTTCGTAAagtcattcttttttatgGAAAATGTACAAagttgtttatattttttgctATGGTTATTAACCTGAATACCATTAACAGATGTGTTATAATGGGAACATATTACTATTGCCGATAAGTTACGAACAAACCTACTACTACcattatataaaaattaagGGGGGTACTTGaagtcttttctttcttcttttttgggAATGCATGAGATATTCATATGTTTTAAAGCCCCATTAGTTGAGATGAATTATGACGAAATTCGCATACATCTGCGGAGAACAGGGTTTTAGCTCGACCTAAAATCAACCCATTATTTTACCTGAATGTTGCAGACTTGCATTCTTAGTGCCTCTAAAGcgaaaaattgaaactgTATGCCGATTTAAATACtataaagataaaaaaaagtttaatgAATATAATAGTGACAGTGCTGtggaatgaaaaattccaaatatatataaaaatagaagCCTAtcttctgtttttctttcgaGATGGCTCATCTGATGCATTGTTTCCTGACACCGCAGCAGCGGCTGCTGCTGCCGCGGCCAGAATTCTACGGTTAACACCAAGCCCACCTAACGCATTTGCAGCGGCACCTGCGGTGATTCCTGAAGCTTGTGTATTGTTTTTCGTTCTTGATCCAAGATTCATGATGTCATTATCGTTCGTGTGAATTCTTCTTGCCGGGTATTTGTAAGTTAGACCTTCAAATACATTTTCACTAACAGGAATATCACTTTCTGTGAAGTACTTATGTTCCAACGCATTAAATGCATCTATTCTTTTAATTGGATCATAATTTAACAAGTGGTAAAGTAAGCTTAAAGCATGCTTGTCCCTTCCTCCCGCGGAATGATACCATGTAGCAAGGTTATCCCTATACTTTGGAAACTTCGTAATTTGATCATATTCTGGATACTTCTCCAAATAAggccaaattttttgatcgGGAGTGCCAAGAACTTCCAAAATTCTCTGTAGTTGATTCACTTGAAATGGAACAGTCTTTTTAGAGTCTAGTTTAGCTTCTTCACCTTTAAATATGGGCTGTAATCCTATCAGTTCTGCAAAAATGCAGCCAACGGACCATAAATCAACCGCAGGGGTATAGTGCCGTGCTCCCAATAGCAACTCAGGTGCACGGTACCATATAGTGACAACCACTTTATCCCCAGTATAGAGGGTTTGCAGCATattatgaaattttctgGCCAAACCTAAATCACCAATTTTAACACATCCATCTATGGTCACCATTATATTTGCGGGTTTCAAATCTCGATGAAGCACCCaattttgatgaagatacGATACGCCGTCTAAAAGCTGCCACATAATAGACCGAACCATTCTTGGTGGTATCATCCTTTTTTCGGGATGGGAATGGAAGTGGATAATTTGTAGCAGATCATGCTCCGCATATTCGTATACCATATGGACACATTTcctttccaaaaaaatttccacTAATGTGGTTAAATGCTTGTTGTGCAATTCTCGACATAATGCCATTTCTCTACAGGCACTCTGAGATATTCCCGTATAATGCAATTGTTCGACGCCATCCTTCTCTGTCTTGAACTTTTTAATGGCATAAAATACCGTCAGCGGTTTTTTAATGAGGGTTTGTTTTTGGGAATTATAGTGCGGGGATACATCTTCCCTCGTAGTTCGTATTCTTCCGGGGGTCACTCCTTCATCCTTTAACAAGTTTCTTCTTAATGCGTTTGTATTTGCCTGCATGTCCATTGAAGAGCTTGATTTTGGTTGCGTGCTGTCAAACTGCGGAATTTTCGCATTGGTACCATTCAGACTAGAACCATTAGCGGAATTGGTACCGGAGTTGATTTGTCTTTTCGCTTTGTAAACTTTACCATATGTGCCCGCAGCAATGTAGCCAATAACTTCGTACTTTTCTAAGACAGATACCCGCATTCTATCTTTTCTTGCCCTATAAGGTCCAATAGTAAAAACATCATTATTGGCCATTAGCATCGGGGCTTTTCCATGCACACTTCCGATtgtgtttttctttccaacGAACGATTGAGCTTGCTGTTGTCCTTGTACCTGCATAGGCCTTTGGTACATTGGCTGATAGGAGTTTTGTGCTCTATCCTTGCCATTATACATTTCTCTCTCCTCCCGTCAAAACTAGGCGGCCTTAATTCAATTGGGAAGCAAAATTACTAACTTCAGTATACCCTTCCgccttttttctttcctatAAACCTTTCTTGTATCCTTTTTGTCAGCAGTGATTGTGGGATAACTTTCAAGTATTGAAGCGGGAAAATGAAACGCAACTTAAGCCACACCACGTAATTCTTGAAGACTTTTGATGTATGATATTTATTTCACTGTTAAAAAAAGCTATAATTTCCTCTAATCAAAACTCTCTAAAAcgaaatcaaaaatattcGTAACACATATATAACGAAGTACAATATATTGGGAATCTATAAATCATATGCCGAGTGCGCAACTTCAACTGAAAACAATAATCCGTCTCTGGgccagaaaaaaaaaaggaaaaaaaagctttatTTCTTAATAAGGTGctttaatttttgaaaggGAAGAAGCAACCATTTCCCAAAATATGGTGCTCCCCAGATACTAATGAAAATGCGTACCGGATATAGTAATTTTACTGTAACGTAGGCTACTGTGCCAGATAAAATCAACTTGTTTTTGTTGAGGCATTCCTGATATCTCTTACCAACAAATTTCTCCATAGCTGTATGACAGCTATCCATTAGGCCATTTAAGAAGTTTGGGAGCTTAAAATCATCAGAAAGATCGAGGTTATAAAGTAACCACCATAGTAGAAACAGTGGTAGTATGGCAGTTACCTCATGCAAGATGAAGAATGATGTAAGTGTTGGAACCGTGCCGGCCTCACTGAGGCGGTCGAAATAGTGTGAAAATTTAGGATTCTTGTTTAACCTTGTTAAAAGTCGTgacttggaaaatattttacGTAGTCTATCCTCCCTTCTTTTCACTGGATCTAAATTTCCCGATATGAATCTAATTTGGGTTGATCCGCCGGGCCTGGTGTTCATAAACGTGGTCAATTGCGTTGGCCTTTTAAGCATGAGCTCCAACGGTCCAGAGCCCATCTGCAGTTGACAGGGcctgaagaaaagattcaTGACAGTCATGTTCCTGGTGAGGGTGCCTTGGGTGTAACACTTATCCTTACACGGTCTCTCAAAAGCAATATTTTTACAtttctcttctttgctTCCTGTTCGTATAACGCGCTGAGAGCTGGTAAGAACAATAGGCCGAGGCCCTGCATCAAAATGTCAGTAGGGGACCTGTTAGGTACCCACTAATAAGTACAAGAGggtttttattttctaagAGCCAATAATTGGCATTCTTTATATACAGGAAAGGTACATGTCATTCAAGACATGAGATGATCCACAGCTTCTTTACATCTGTCACACAATTTATCCTCTTCGGCTGAGTTGGCCTTCCAACATCTGGGACAGTTGTGCCTTTTGCTTCGTTCAACCAATATTTGAACGTTTATTCCGCTTCCCAATTCAATAGTTGGTAGactgttattattatcgtCCATTTGCAATATATCAACAGCAGATGATTGCAATATGTCGCAAAGCTCGTCAGAACTGAATGGGAGGTGATGCTTGGTGAAAATGGTAACGTGACTATGTGTTGTTTTGGTGACACCTTCTTCTAGACTTAACCTCTTGAATTCCTCCTGGAACTGTTTTAGAATTTTTAGttcaaagttttcaaaggaGGTGACGATTTCCGTATTTGAGTCCAAAAACGGCCATTTTCCACGCATCGGATTAATGTCTATATGTTCTTGTCCTTGTAACCATCCTTCTGGTATATACTTCCATACTTCTTGGACCATAACGGGTAATATTGGTGCAAGAATTGCCCTATATGCATTTAGTATATGGACAAGCGTTGTTTGGACCTGCCTTCTTGCCAATGACGATATTTGGTTGGAATATAAAATATCCTTTGAGatatcaaaataaaacgCCGATAGCTCGTTATTTAAATGATATTGTAGAGTAATGAGAACCTTGGAAAAGTTGTACTTTTGGTAGTGTTCTCTCGTCGTTTCCAGCAGTTCGTTTATCTTATACAAGGTATATTGATCA is a genomic window of Saccharomyces cerevisiae S288C chromosome XVI, complete sequence containing:
- the SSN3 gene encoding cyclin-dependent serine/threonine protein kinase SSN3 (Component of the RNA polymerase II mediator complex; cyclin-dependent protein kinase involved in phosphorylation of the mediator component Pgd1p and suppression of transcription activation by RNA polymerase II; involved in glucose repression), translated to MYNGKDRAQNSYQPMYQRPMQVQGQQQAQSFVGKKNTIGSVHGKAPMLMANNDVFTIGPYRARKDRMRVSVLEKYEVIGYIAAGTYGKVYKAKRQINSGTNSANGSSLNGTNAKIPQFDSTQPKSSSSMDMQANTNALRRNLLKDEGVTPGRIRTTREDVSPHYNSQKQTLIKKPLTVFYAIKKFKTEKDGVEQLHYTGISQSACREMALCRELHNKHLTTLVEIFLERKCVHMVYEYAEHDLLQIIHFHSHPEKRMIPPRMVRSIMWQLLDGVSYLHQNWVLHRDLKPANIMVTIDGCVKIGDLGLARKFHNMLQTLYTGDKVVVTIWYRAPELLLGARHYTPAVDLWSVGCIFAELIGLQPIFKGEEAKLDSKKTVPFQVNQLQRILEVLGTPDQKIWPYLEKYPEYDQITKFPKYRDNLATWYHSAGGRDKHALSLLYHLLNYDPIKRIDAFNALEHKYFTESDIPVSENVFEGLTYKYPARRIHTNDNDIMNLGSRTKNNTQASGITAGAAANALGGLGVNRRILAAAAAAAAAVSGNNASDEPSRKKNRR
- the MRX11 gene encoding Mrx11p (Protein that associates with mitochondrial ribosome; SWAT-GFP and mCherry fusion proteins localize to the mitochondria; involved in maintenance of telomere length), with protein sequence MTVMNLFFRPCQLQMGSGPLELMLKRPTQLTTFMNTRPGGSTQIRFISGNLDPVKRREDRLRKIFSKSRLLTRLNKNPKFSHYFDRLSEAGTVPTLTSFFILHEVTAILPLFLLWWLLYNLDLSDDFKLPNFLNGLMDSCHTAMEKFVGKRYQECLNKNKLILSGTVAYVTVKLLYPVRIFISIWGAPYFGKWLLLPFQKLKHLIKK